DNA from Mesorhizobium sp. B2-1-1:
GGCAGCGATCTCTCCGTCATCGAAAAAGACGGTGCCGTTATCGCGCCGTTCTCGGGTGGCAAGCAGGTGCTGCTGCCATTGCTGATCGGAGCCGGCGCGCCGGCCAAGGCGCCGGAATTCCTGGCGAAGATCGAAAAATACCCGGATCTCGCGACCCGCATCAGGGGCTATGTCCGTGTCGGCGATCGGCGCTGGGACCTGAAGCTGGACAATGGCATCACCGTCAAGCTCCCCGAGGATGGCGAGGATCAGGCACTCGCCGAACTCGTCGGCATGGACCATGACAAGGGGCTGTTGTCGCGCGACATCGCCGCCGTCGACATGCGGCTGTCGGACCGGCTGGTCGTGCAGCTGACGCCGGAGGCGGCGACTCAGCGCGAAGCCGCGCTCAACGAGAAACCGAAAACGCTGAAGCGCAAGCCGGAGACGAAGATATGAGCTGGCTTGGCGGTTCAGGCGATGCCTCGTCGCGCCGCTCCGGCACCTTGACGGTGCTGGATGTCGGTTCGAGCAAGGTCTGCTGCATGGTGGCGAAGCTGAAGCCGTGCGATGACGGCAAGCTGCTGCGCGGACGCTCGCACCGCATCCAGGTGATCGGCATCGGCCATCAGAAGTCGCAGGGCGTCAAATCGGGCGTCGTCATCGATCTCGATCGTGCCGAACATGCCATTCGTCTCTCCGTCGACGCCGCCGAGCGCATGGCCGGGCTGACGGTCGATTCGCTGATCGTGAACATGACCGCCGGCCGGCTGAAGAGCGAAGCTTTCTCGGCAACCATCAATCTCGGCGGCCATGAGGCCGACGAGGCCGACATCAAGCGGGTGCTCGGTGCCGGCGCCAAGCAGGCGCTGAAGACCGAGCGCGAGGTGGTCCATTCGCTCCCCGTCGGCTTCTCGCTCGACGCTGAGCGCGGCGTGCGCGATCCGCGCGGCATGGTCGGCGACACGCTTGGCGTCGACATGCATGTGCTGACCGGCGACGCCGCTCCGATGCGCAACCTGGAGCTCTCCATCAACCGCTCGCATCTTTCGGTCGAGCGCATGGTGGCGACGCCCTATGCCAGCGGGCTGGCGGCATTGGTCGACGACGAGCTGGAACTGGGCGCCGCCTGCATCGATATGGGCGGCGGCACGACGACGATCTCGGTGTTTTCGGAAGGCAAGTTCGTCCATGGCGACGCCATCGCCATCGGCGGCAACCACGTCACGCTGGACATGGCCAAGGGACTGTCCACCTCGCTCGATGCCGCCGAACGGCTGAAGGTGATGCACGGTTCGGCGTTGCCCGGCAGCGCCGATGACCGCGACCTGGTCTCGATCCAGCCGATCGGCGACGAGGGCGAAGTGCCGCTCCAGATTCCGCGCTCCGTCATGACGCGTATCGTGCGCGCCCGCATCGACGAGACGCTCGAGCTTTTGCGCGACCGGCTGAACAAGTCCGGCTACGGCAATGCGGTGGGCAAGCGCGTGGTGCTGACCGGCGGCGCCAGCCAGCTTGCCGGCCTGCCGGAAGCGGCGCGCCGCATCCTGGGGCGCAATGTGCGCATCGGCCGCCCGCTCGGCGTGGCGGGCCTGCCCGAAGCGGCGAAGGGGCCGGCCTTCTCGGCGGCCGTCGGTTTGTTGATCTATCCGCAGATGGCGAGCTTCGAGAGCCATCCGGCGAAAGGAATTTCCGGTCTCAGGATGACTGGAACGGGCGGAAAACTGCATCGCATGAGTCAGTGGTTGAGAGACAGTTTCTAATTGACGGGGACAGCCCCATAAGTGGCCGCGGCGGCGAAGCGGCAGGAAAGGCAAAGGACGGAGACAATGACCATCAATCTGCAAAAGCCGGACATCACCGAGCTTAAGCCACGCATCACCGTGTTCGGCGTCGGCGGCGGCGGCGGCAACGCCGTCAACAACATGATCACCGCCGGTCTGCGCGGCGTCGAGTTCGTTGTCGCCAACACCGACGCGCAGGCGCTGACCATGTCGAAAGCCGACCGGCTGATCCAGCTCGGCGCGCATGTCACCGAGGGGCTGGGCGCCGGATCCCAGCCTGAAGTGGGCCGCGCGGCAGCGGAAGAATGCATCGACGAGATCATCGATCACCTGTCCAACACCCATATGTGCTTCGTCACCGCGGGCATGGGCGGCGGCACGGGCACGGGAGCGGCGCCGGTCGTGGCGCGCGCCGCCCGCGAGAAGGGCATCCTCACTGTCGGCGTCGTCACCAAGCCGTTCCATTTCGAAGGCCAGCGCCGCATGAAGACGGCGGATTTCGGCATCGAGGAGCTGCAGAAATGCGTCGACACACTGATCGTCATCCCTAACCAGAACCTGTTCCGGCTGGCCAATGACAAGACCACCTTCGCCGACGCGTTCGCCATGGCTGACCAGGTGCTCTATTCGGGTGTAGCCTGCATCACCGACCTGATGGTCAAGGAAGGCCTGATCAATCTCGACTTCGCCGACGTTCGTTCGGTGATGCGCGAGATGGGCAAGGCGATGATGGGCACCGGTGAGGCCTCGGGCGAGGGCCGCGCGATGGCGGCCGCGGAAGCCGCGATCGCCAACCCGCTGCTCGACGAGACCTCGATGAAGGGCGCCAAGGGCCTACTGATCTCGATCACCGGCGGCCGCGACCTGACGCTGTTCGAAGTCGACGAAGCGGCGACCCGCATCCGCGAGGAGGTCGATCAGGACGCCAACATCATCCTGGGCGCCACTTTCGACGAGGAGCTCGAAGGCGTCATCCGCGTCTCGGTTGTCGCCACCGGCATCGACAAGTCGGCGGCCGAAATCGCCGCCGCGCCGATCTCGATCCGCACCGCGCCGCAGAAGCCAGCCGCCCGCCCGGCCGTTGCCGCGGCGGAAAGCCGCCCCGCGCCGGCCCAGCAGGCTGCGTACGAGCCGCGCGCCGCCGATCCGGTCGCGGAAGCGATCCAACTGGCCGAAGCAAACGCCGCGGCGATGGCGCAAGCCCGTCCGGCGCCAATTGCCCATGCGGATGATTTCCGTCCGCAGAGCAAGATCTTCCAGGCTCCGCCGGCGCAGCCGCAACCGATGGTGCAGCCCGTGGTCCAGCAGATGCAGCCGGCGCCTCAGCCGCGCGAGATCCTGCGCGAAGTCCAGCAGCCGGTCGCGATGGCTCCCCAGCGCATGCCGCGCGTCGAGGACTTTCCGCCTGTCGTGAAGGCCGAGGTCGACGCCAAGAGCCGCCCGGCCGACCATGAGAACAGCGGACCGATGGGGCTCTTGAAGCGTC
Protein-coding regions in this window:
- the ftsA gene encoding cell division protein FtsA, translated to MSWLGGSGDASSRRSGTLTVLDVGSSKVCCMVAKLKPCDDGKLLRGRSHRIQVIGIGHQKSQGVKSGVVIDLDRAEHAIRLSVDAAERMAGLTVDSLIVNMTAGRLKSEAFSATINLGGHEADEADIKRVLGAGAKQALKTEREVVHSLPVGFSLDAERGVRDPRGMVGDTLGVDMHVLTGDAAPMRNLELSINRSHLSVERMVATPYASGLAALVDDELELGAACIDMGGGTTTISVFSEGKFVHGDAIAIGGNHVTLDMAKGLSTSLDAAERLKVMHGSALPGSADDRDLVSIQPIGDEGEVPLQIPRSVMTRIVRARIDETLELLRDRLNKSGYGNAVGKRVVLTGGASQLAGLPEAARRILGRNVRIGRPLGVAGLPEAAKGPAFSAAVGLLIYPQMASFESHPAKGISGLRMTGTGGKLHRMSQWLRDSF
- the ftsZ gene encoding cell division protein FtsZ, with the translated sequence MTINLQKPDITELKPRITVFGVGGGGGNAVNNMITAGLRGVEFVVANTDAQALTMSKADRLIQLGAHVTEGLGAGSQPEVGRAAAEECIDEIIDHLSNTHMCFVTAGMGGGTGTGAAPVVARAAREKGILTVGVVTKPFHFEGQRRMKTADFGIEELQKCVDTLIVIPNQNLFRLANDKTTFADAFAMADQVLYSGVACITDLMVKEGLINLDFADVRSVMREMGKAMMGTGEASGEGRAMAAAEAAIANPLLDETSMKGAKGLLISITGGRDLTLFEVDEAATRIREEVDQDANIILGATFDEELEGVIRVSVVATGIDKSAAEIAAAPISIRTAPQKPAARPAVAAAESRPAPAQQAAYEPRAADPVAEAIQLAEANAAAMAQARPAPIAHADDFRPQSKIFQAPPAQPQPMVQPVVQQMQPAPQPREILREVQQPVAMAPQRMPRVEDFPPVVKAEVDAKSRPADHENSGPMGLLKRLTNGLTRREEEPARLQPAQPREPKLRQAAPEVRRLASQDAQLYAPRRGQLDDQGRLTPQARATQEDDQLEIPAFLRRQAN